A part of Gadus morhua chromosome 17, gadMor3.0, whole genome shotgun sequence genomic DNA contains:
- the LOC115529938 gene encoding dynein heavy chain 2, axonemal-like — protein sequence MADDVPQSPMLQGGSAGSSGRPKRSGSTKSRRAREAKAALQPEDLPGDQQDKQPGGDADVGSSVGILTEEEPEDLYAINLRRLFICRVALSDVTWDSWSEDNELALDRFIEGASIPLMVVYLDPMTGLRVENGMPSQAVDQLAYFIRSSEAPIMPETFETVVHCGTLRCGSGGGGATEGLLRLLNGVHAPLVALSTVLPKNIKNIYSANMHRFLSGLTAPGSQYRLMKGACCGSWLFFHVFNVCVGFTKVSDIPALMSGGRTGEVVAWRPLRRTLHSGVDSRCQDGPGTLCSTFPMEALQRSPEEASRGTRSLITETGE from the exons ATGGCAGACGATGTGCCCCAGTCCCCTATGCTGCAGGGGGGCTCCGCCGGCAGCAGTGGGAGGCCAAAGCGAAGCGGTTCCACCAAGAGTCGGAGGGCCAGGGAGGCCAAAGCTGCCCTCCAGCCTGAAGACCTGCCTGGGGACCAGCAAGACAAACAGCCCGGAG GGGATGCTGATGTTGGAAGCAGTGTGGGGATCTTGACGGAGGAGGAACCTGAGGACCTGTACGCCATTAACCTG AGAAGGTTGTTCATATGCCGGGTTGCCCTCTCCGACGTGACCTGGGACTCGTGGTCGGAGGACAATGAGCTGGCACTGGACCGCTTCATAGAAGGAGCCTCCATCCCTTTAATGGTGGTATATCTGGACCCCATGACCGGGTTGAGGGTGGAGAACGGCATGCCCTCACAG gCGGTGGATCAACTGGCCTACTTCATCCGCTCATCAGAGGCACCCATCATGCCGGAGACCTTCGAGACGGTCGTGCACTGTGGCACCTTGCGCTGCGGCagcggagggggcggagccacagagGGCCTGCTGAGGCTATTGAACGGCGTGCATGCTCCCCTGGTGGCCCTCAGCACCGTCTTGCCTAAAAACATCAAGAACATCTACAGCGCCAACATGCACCGCTTCCTCTCCGGCCTTACAG CTCCCGGTAGCCAGTACCGCCTGATGAAAGGGGCTTGTTGTGGCTCCTGGCTCTTCTTCCACGTCTTCAATGTTTGCGTAGGTTTCACCAAAG TCTCTGATATTCCAGCCCTCATGTCTGGGGGTCGGACGGGGGAGGTGGTTGCCTGGCGCCCTTTGCGGCGCACACTCCACTCTGGAGTGG ACTCCCGGTGTCAAGATGGGCCGGGAACACTGTGCTCTACATTCCCCATGGAGGCCCTGCAGCGCAGCCCAGAGGAGGCCAGCAGAGGGACAAGGAGCTTAATTACAGAGACTGGAGAGTAA